One Turneriella parva DSM 21527 genomic region harbors:
- a CDS encoding carbon-nitrogen hydrolase family protein, whose translation MRAAVIQLNSQNDTGHNLEAAEQLIKAAVAQGAEYVLLPENFAFFGSEQEKSAKAAEIETAARAFLKSTAAKHNITITGGGMPIANPAGKVFNSAVTYGPDGNELHRYDKLHLFDVAPGDNVSYQESRSTAPGGGSLSLFACGSMQVGMSVCYDIRFPALYRHHAKAGAQVLCVPAAFTKLTGEAHWHVLLRSRAIENTCYVLAAAQTGTHFGGRETFGHSLIVDPWGEVVAELGDRPGFVVHELLPERIAGVRRRMPSLQHDRL comes from the coding sequence ATGCGCGCAGCCGTCATTCAACTCAACTCGCAGAACGATACCGGGCATAATCTCGAGGCGGCTGAGCAGCTCATCAAAGCGGCCGTGGCGCAGGGGGCAGAATATGTGCTGCTGCCCGAGAATTTTGCATTTTTTGGCAGCGAACAGGAAAAAAGCGCAAAGGCTGCCGAAATAGAAACCGCAGCGCGCGCGTTTCTGAAATCCACCGCGGCGAAGCATAATATCACGATCACCGGCGGCGGCATGCCGATCGCTAACCCGGCCGGCAAGGTGTTCAATTCAGCTGTCACCTACGGGCCCGATGGCAACGAGCTGCACCGCTACGATAAGCTGCACCTGTTTGATGTCGCTCCCGGCGACAACGTCAGCTACCAGGAGTCGCGCTCAACCGCGCCGGGCGGCGGCAGCCTGTCGCTCTTTGCCTGCGGCTCGATGCAGGTTGGCATGTCGGTGTGTTATGACATTCGCTTTCCCGCGCTCTACCGGCACCACGCAAAGGCCGGAGCTCAGGTCTTATGCGTACCGGCCGCCTTCACAAAGCTCACCGGTGAAGCGCACTGGCACGTGCTGCTCAGAAGCCGCGCAATTGAAAATACCTGCTACGTGCTCGCGGCAGCTCAAACCGGCACGCACTTCGGCGGCCGCGAGACGTTTGGTCACAGCCTCATCGTCGACCCGTGGGGTGAAGTCGTCGCCGAACTCGGTGACAGACCGGGGTTTGTGGTGCACGAGCTTTTGCCCGAACGCATCGCGGGTGTGCGGCGCCGCATGCCTTCGCTGCAACACGACCGGCTGTGA